A part of Vulcanisaeta moutnovskia 768-28 genomic DNA contains:
- a CDS encoding ARMT1-like domain-containing protein encodes MRGPWYISISDCLLCVLESRFSELRRLGINDARSFTDLGKIVMELAPLGRATVFTETFNYMARSLNNVDPHADEKLMLERTARELIGRLSLSDDVIDYVKLAASANSVDIPMRGYDFSVDDFVKNILEEPTWLGTNPIDLRNELNHARKIAYLVDNAGEFQFDLLLIEKLASIGINVVVYARDKPYEVDVTYDYVINKARNAEVRELPGNYSAFWYDEVIRELMNYDLVISKGLDNLETFMEKSPILKNVLFLFRAKCPLIARLFSVERNKPVISMGLNYHQP; translated from the coding sequence ATGCGTGGTCCATGGTATATAAGCATCAGTGACTGCTTGCTCTGTGTCCTTGAGTCCAGGTTCAGTGAGTTGAGAAGATTGGGCATTAATGACGCTAGATCCTTCACTGACCTGGGGAAAATCGTGATGGAATTAGCGCCTTTGGGTAGGGCAACCGTGTTTACTGAGACGTTTAACTACATGGCAAGATCCCTTAATAATGTGGATCCACATGCTGATGAGAAGTTAATGCTTGAAAGAACTGCGAGGGAATTAATAGGTAGGTTAAGCCTTAGTGATGATGTTATTGATTATGTAAAGCTCGCAGCTTCGGCAAACTCTGTTGACATACCAATGAGAGGTTACGATTTTAGTGTTGATGACTTCGTGAAGAACATACTTGAGGAACCAACTTGGTTAGGCACAAATCCCATAGATCTAAGGAATGAGCTTAATCATGCTAGGAAAATCGCGTATCTAGTTGATAATGCTGGTGAGTTTCAATTCGACTTATTACTCATTGAAAAGCTGGCTTCGATAGGTATTAATGTCGTGGTATACGCTAGAGATAAACCATATGAGGTTGATGTTACATACGATTACGTTATTAATAAAGCGAGAAACGCAGAGGTTAGGGAGCTACCAGGTAATTACTCGGCATTTTGGTATGATGAAGTAATTAGGGAATTGATGAATTACGATCTCGTTATCTCCAAGGGTCTTGATAACCTGGAGACATTTATGGAAAAAAGCCCAATACTTAAAAATGTACTATTCCTATTTAGAGCCAAGTGCCCATTAATAGCCAGGTTATTTAGTGTCGAGAGGAATAAACCAGTCATTTCAATGGGGCTAAATTATCACCAACCATAA
- a CDS encoding replication factor C small subunit, translating into MAELIWVEKYRPSRIDDIIDQEEVKERVKQLLKTGNMPHMLFYGPPGTGKTTMALAIARELYGDAWRENVLELNASDERGITTIRERVKEFARTAPMGKAPYKLIILDEADNMTSDAQQALRRMMEMYANVTRFILIANYVSRIIDPIQSRCAMFRFSPLPKDAVLGRLRDIASREGVKVTDEALEAIWDISQGDMRKAINTLQAATATAREITPEVVYKTVGYIEPKDIVDLVNIALNGDFIRARDKLRTLMYEHGVSGTEILRVIQRQIMSGAINVPDEAKVEIAETAADIDYRLTEGSDEEIQLSAFLARLMLIGKKYGLVTGKETKAPAKKR; encoded by the coding sequence ATCGCAGAATTGATATGGGTTGAGAAGTATCGTCCTTCGAGGATTGATGACATTATTGACCAGGAGGAAGTTAAGGAAAGAGTGAAGCAGCTTCTTAAGACTGGTAACATGCCTCACATGCTTTTTTATGGTCCTCCTGGTACTGGTAAGACTACGATGGCTCTTGCCATAGCCCGTGAGCTGTATGGTGATGCTTGGCGTGAGAATGTCCTTGAACTAAACGCAAGCGACGAAAGAGGAATAACAACAATTAGGGAGAGGGTTAAGGAATTCGCAAGGACTGCCCCTATGGGTAAGGCACCGTATAAGTTGATAATACTTGATGAGGCTGATAACATGACATCCGATGCACAACAGGCCCTTAGGAGAATGATGGAGATGTATGCGAACGTGACCAGGTTCATACTGATTGCCAATTACGTGTCCAGGATCATCGATCCAATACAATCCCGCTGCGCCATGTTTAGATTCTCGCCGCTTCCTAAGGATGCTGTTCTTGGTAGGCTTAGGGATATTGCTTCGAGGGAGGGTGTTAAGGTTACTGATGAGGCCCTCGAGGCCATCTGGGACATAAGCCAGGGAGACATGAGAAAAGCAATAAACACACTACAGGCAGCGACTGCCACGGCCAGGGAAATAACGCCTGAGGTTGTTTATAAAACCGTGGGTTATATAGAACCTAAGGATATTGTTGACCTAGTAAATATTGCACTCAATGGCGACTTCATTAGAGCACGGGATAAGTTAAGGACTTTAATGTATGAGCATGGTGTATCCGGAACTGAAATACTGAGGGTAATACAGAGACAGATAATGAGCGGTGCCATTAATGTTCCTGATGAAGCTAAGGTTGAGATTGCTGAGACAGCGGCTGACATTGATTATAGACTCACTGAGGGTTCTGATGAGGAGATACAGCTTTCAGCTTTCCTGGCTAGGCTAATGTTGATTGGTAAGAAGTATGGGTTAGTAACTGGTAAGGAGACCAAGGCACCTGCCAAGAAGAGGTGA
- a CDS encoding trimeric intracellular cation channel family protein — MGFVNLLINIFNYIGIMAFAASGAFKAYEKDLDILGGVVLGSSVALAGGIIRDILIGVFPPTNIVYLPYPIMAIIASLMAYVFYPCISRYRNALMYADAIGLGTFSAVGAEIAAEHGLNILGVILMAAVTATGGGVVRDVLAGEIPTIFRRDIYATVAVLGGIIYLVFRSLLGSETAVFATAIIIIITRFVIIMKGLDKAYVTVHLSTHSKSENVKSTEQRGVNPRSS; from the coding sequence GTGGGTTTCGTAAATCTATTAATAAACATATTTAATTATATTGGGATAATGGCGTTCGCGGCATCCGGCGCTTTTAAGGCATATGAGAAAGACCTAGATATTTTGGGCGGTGTTGTACTTGGTTCATCAGTTGCCCTTGCTGGTGGTATAATTAGGGACATCCTCATTGGTGTGTTTCCACCAACGAATATTGTTTACTTGCCCTATCCAATAATGGCGATAATCGCATCATTAATGGCCTATGTATTCTACCCATGCATCTCCAGATATAGGAATGCGCTCATGTATGCAGACGCGATTGGTCTCGGCACGTTCTCTGCCGTGGGTGCTGAGATAGCCGCTGAGCATGGACTTAACATACTTGGCGTGATATTAATGGCTGCGGTGACTGCTACAGGTGGTGGTGTTGTTAGGGACGTGCTAGCCGGTGAGATTCCTACAATTTTCCGACGCGATATTTACGCAACAGTAGCAGTGCTTGGTGGTATAATATACCTAGTGTTTAGGTCATTACTAGGTAGTGAGACTGCGGTGTTTGCTACGGCGATTATAATAATAATTACTAGGTTCGTAATAATAATGAAAGGTCTTGATAAGGCGTATGTGACGGTGCATCTATCAACCCATAGTAAATCAGAGAATGTAAAAAGTACCGAGCAAAGAGGTGTTAATCCTCGTTCAAGTTAA
- a CDS encoding molybdopterin-dependent oxidoreductase, with protein MIKAIDEIFKTALSRPCDKLVYKRELPPNQKIIPRFIIYDVYDPPKDPDLFNYRLRVTGVVENNIEIPYVDLLTKAPCMDLVADFHCVTGWSVLNVTWRGVPTRYVIDMAKPKGNYVMAVGIDGYTTNLPLSTLLEKTTIIAYAMNGKILPREHGFPLRLVVPSRYGWKSAKYLSELIVMDSNEAGYWELLGYHDNGDPWLEERFSEGNPVTMRRRVRVVR; from the coding sequence GTGATTAAAGCAATCGATGAAATCTTCAAGACCGCATTAAGTAGGCCATGTGATAAGTTAGTTTACAAACGTGAATTACCACCAAACCAGAAGATTATACCTCGCTTCATAATTTATGACGTTTATGACCCTCCTAAAGACCCTGATCTATTTAACTATAGGTTAAGGGTAACTGGGGTCGTTGAGAATAATATTGAAATACCGTACGTGGACCTACTCACAAAAGCACCTTGTATGGACCTAGTTGCTGATTTTCACTGTGTTACGGGATGGAGTGTGTTAAACGTAACATGGAGAGGCGTGCCTACTAGATACGTAATTGATATGGCAAAGCCTAAAGGCAATTATGTAATGGCCGTAGGCATTGATGGTTACACAACAAACCTACCACTGAGTACCCTGCTTGAAAAAACAACAATAATTGCCTACGCAATGAATGGGAAAATACTGCCTAGGGAGCATGGCTTTCCACTGAGGCTTGTTGTGCCGTCGCGCTACGGCTGGAAAAGTGCTAAGTACCTTAGTGAGTTAATTGTCATGGATAGTAATGAAGCTGGTTATTGGGAATTACTTGGTTATCATGATAATGGTGATCCATGGCTTGAAGAGAGGTTTAGTGAGGGTAATCCAGTAACGATGAGAAGGAGAGTTAGAGTGGTGAGGTGA
- a CDS encoding 30S ribosomal protein S7 encodes MSDRGITLSKETVTYQVSGVTIIEECPRDLKALDGESIKLFGKWPFDNVIVKDPGLRRYLCLKPMYLPHTSGRYQKRKFGKAKIPAIERLINQLMHPGRNAGKKHKAYNIVKRAFDMVYLKAGQNPIQIFVDALVNAAPREEITRVVYGGIAYPVSVDVSPLRRLDLAIKWIIEGARQCSFNNPKPIEECLADEIIAAAQNDQKSYAIRKKDEMERVAASAR; translated from the coding sequence ATGAGTGATCGAGGAATTACACTGTCTAAGGAGACTGTTACTTATCAGGTTAGTGGTGTAACGATAATTGAGGAGTGTCCGAGGGATTTGAAGGCACTGGATGGTGAATCAATTAAGTTATTTGGTAAGTGGCCCTTTGATAACGTTATTGTTAAGGACCCAGGTCTTAGGAGATACCTATGCCTTAAGCCCATGTACTTACCGCACACGAGTGGTAGGTATCAGAAGAGAAAGTTTGGTAAGGCGAAGATACCAGCCATTGAGAGATTGATTAATCAATTAATGCACCCAGGTAGGAACGCTGGCAAGAAGCACAAGGCCTATAATATTGTTAAGAGAGCCTTCGACATGGTTTATCTAAAGGCAGGCCAGAATCCAATACAGATCTTTGTTGACGCCCTGGTTAATGCTGCACCAAGGGAGGAGATCACTAGGGTCGTATATGGCGGTATTGCATACCCAGTATCCGTTGATGTTTCGCCATTGCGAAGACTAGACCTAGCCATCAAGTGGATAATTGAGGGAGCTAGACAATGTTCCTTCAATAATCCTAAACCCATTGAAGAGTGCCTTGCTGATGAGATAATCGCTGCCGCACAGAATGACCAGAAGTCCTATGCCATTAGGAAGAAGGATGAGATGGAGAGAGTAGCCGCAAGCGCAAGATGA
- a CDS encoding replication factor C large subunit — translation MSRKIPWIEKYRPRKLSEVVNQEEAKKALLDWINSWEKGKPSRKAVMLVGSPGTGKTTLAYALANEKGYEVLELNASDVRTGERIRQIIGGSMKMGSLFGFRGRIILFDEVDGLNVREDRGGLAAIVELIRESTWPIIMTANNPWDPKFRELRDEAEVIQLKPLRENDILTILRRICNNEGIKCEEDALKLIAEASGGDVRAAINDLQAAAEGKKVLTKDDVTVTERAHQFDMFKVLDKVFHARRFDEARSVTFLPSFDWENYYPWALDNIPSVYAKSIEAVSDAFDNLSLSDVVKGRITKTQEWELMPYMLELMTAGVALVRNKPPLPRFARLSFPERIRLMAKTKEIRQLRDALINRLRVELHVSSSEVSLYYIPLLRLMATSDTFKKKLLERLMKIMGYSLESVEKTLGVGGVNTSGEGEGDQRKSPKRPGG, via the coding sequence TTGTCTAGGAAAATACCATGGATAGAAAAGTATAGGCCGCGTAAATTATCTGAGGTTGTTAATCAGGAGGAGGCTAAGAAGGCGTTACTTGATTGGATAAATAGCTGGGAGAAGGGTAAACCAAGTAGGAAGGCTGTGATGCTTGTAGGCTCACCTGGCACTGGTAAGACAACACTTGCCTATGCATTGGCCAATGAGAAGGGTTATGAAGTTCTCGAGCTTAATGCAAGTGATGTAAGGACCGGCGAGAGGATTAGGCAGATAATTGGTGGCTCGATGAAGATGGGCTCGCTCTTTGGCTTTAGGGGTAGGATTATACTATTTGATGAGGTTGATGGATTAAATGTCAGGGAGGATAGGGGTGGGTTGGCAGCAATTGTGGAATTAATTAGGGAATCTACATGGCCCATTATAATGACCGCAAATAATCCGTGGGATCCTAAGTTCAGGGAGTTGAGGGATGAAGCTGAAGTTATTCAGTTAAAGCCTTTACGTGAGAATGATATTTTAACAATATTAAGAAGAATATGTAATAACGAGGGTATTAAATGCGAGGAAGACGCCTTGAAGCTTATTGCAGAAGCTTCTGGTGGTGATGTTAGGGCTGCGATAAATGATTTACAAGCCGCTGCTGAGGGTAAGAAGGTCTTAACAAAGGATGACGTTACAGTAACAGAGAGGGCGCACCAATTTGATATGTTTAAGGTGCTTGATAAGGTATTTCATGCAAGGAGGTTTGATGAGGCCAGGTCTGTCACGTTCTTACCCAGTTTTGATTGGGAGAATTACTATCCATGGGCATTGGATAATATACCCTCTGTGTATGCTAAGTCCATAGAAGCTGTTAGTGATGCCTTCGATAATTTATCACTATCCGACGTAGTTAAAGGTAGGATTACAAAGACTCAGGAGTGGGAGTTGATGCCGTACATGCTTGAGTTAATGACGGCGGGGGTAGCGCTAGTGCGTAATAAACCTCCGCTTCCTAGATTCGCTAGGTTATCATTTCCTGAGAGGATTAGGCTAATGGCCAAGACAAAGGAAATTAGGCAACTAAGGGATGCATTGATTAATAGGCTTAGGGTTGAACTTCATGTTAGTAGTTCCGAGGTATCCTTATACTACATACCATTACTTAGGTTAATGGCAACAAGTGATACCTTCAAGAAGAAGCTACTTGAACGCCTAATGAAGATCATGGGTTACTCGCTGGAGAGTGTTGAGAAGACACTCGGCGTTGGAGGGGTGAACACCAGTGGTGAGGGTGAGGGGGATCAACGTAAGTCGCCGAAAAGACCCGGAGGGTAA